One Acetobacterium sp. KB-1 DNA segment encodes these proteins:
- a CDS encoding chemotaxis protein CheW, with product MSELETTTYPWALFNLEQSVYGVSSQYIQSIFIIENLIRMPGMSDYMKGAVNLRGRIVPIIDTRKFYGLPTVEEEIAKLKMLMKTRKEDHINWLNELENSVLEKREFKLTTDPHACAFGKWYDHFETNDLTLNHLLKKFDAPHKQIHAVGVEVRNLVDKGEYDKASETINKAKNRELKKMINLFNSLCREYSDTKREVVIVLEDSTGSKEIGLTVDEVFAIEPIEEDRETTLDSVTHQSHESLFLGKRSKDGSPVFILDEQYFLNL from the coding sequence ATGAGTGAATTAGAGACAACAACATACCCATGGGCGCTTTTTAATCTGGAACAGAGTGTCTATGGTGTGTCCAGTCAGTACATTCAATCCATTTTTATTATCGAAAATTTAATTCGGATGCCAGGTATGTCCGACTACATGAAGGGAGCAGTTAATTTACGGGGGAGAATTGTACCAATTATTGATACCCGGAAATTTTACGGTCTGCCGACAGTAGAAGAGGAAATTGCAAAATTAAAAATGCTAATGAAAACCCGAAAGGAAGATCATATCAACTGGCTTAATGAACTGGAAAACTCCGTTTTGGAAAAGCGTGAGTTTAAGCTAACCACAGATCCGCATGCCTGTGCCTTTGGCAAATGGTATGATCACTTTGAAACGAATGACCTGACCTTAAATCATTTGTTGAAAAAATTTGACGCGCCACATAAACAAATACATGCCGTGGGGGTTGAGGTTCGAAACCTTGTTGATAAGGGCGAATATGACAAAGCTTCGGAAACCATTAACAAAGCCAAAAACCGCGAATTAAAAAAAATGATTAACCTTTTTAATTCGTTATGTAGGGAATATTCAGATACCAAACGGGAAGTTGTCATTGTTCTTGAAGATTCCACAGGTAGCAAAGAAATCGGACTGACTGTAGATGAGGTATTTGCTATCGAACCGATTGAAGAAGATCGGGAAACCACCTTGGATTCGGTGACCCATCAATCTCACGAAAGTTTATTTTTAGGGAAGCGTTCCAAGGACGGCTCGCCAGTATTTATTTTAGATGAGCAATATTTCCTGAACTTATAA
- a CDS encoding serine O-acetyltransferase produces the protein MSNEYKTKIGVLVDSISESYKKECYIAPHDLGFLPNRSVIIDTTKALRQLVFPSYFGRTNFRREIQDYHIGELLVCIIESLTKQFALALKHQAGGAENRDEEHYRLEAERICYEFMSKIPQIREFLATDVIAAFDGDPAAKSKDEIVFCYPGVFAISIHRLAHELYKLSVPLIPRIMSEYAHNITGIDIHPGATIGKYFFIDHGTGVVIGETAIIGEHVKIYQGVTLGALSTRGGQKLRGVRRHPCLEDEVTVYSGASILGGETVVGKGVVIGSNVFITKSVLEGTKVSIKTPELHFSGHETKEQSMAAFDWVI, from the coding sequence ATGAGTAACGAATATAAAACAAAAATAGGCGTCCTGGTAGACAGTATTTCAGAGAGTTATAAAAAGGAATGTTATATAGCGCCCCATGATTTAGGCTTTTTACCCAACCGAAGTGTGATTATCGATACAACAAAAGCCTTGCGGCAGCTTGTTTTCCCCAGTTATTTTGGTAGAACTAATTTTCGCAGAGAAATACAGGATTACCACATTGGAGAGTTATTGGTCTGTATTATTGAAAGTCTGACCAAACAGTTTGCCCTGGCACTTAAGCATCAGGCCGGGGGAGCAGAAAATCGGGATGAAGAACATTATCGACTGGAAGCGGAAAGAATCTGCTACGAATTTATGAGCAAAATCCCTCAGATCCGGGAGTTTCTGGCAACCGATGTGATTGCCGCCTTTGATGGAGATCCTGCTGCAAAGAGTAAAGATGAAATTGTGTTTTGTTATCCGGGCGTTTTTGCTATCAGCATTCACCGCCTCGCTCATGAACTTTACAAACTCTCGGTGCCACTGATCCCCAGAATTATGAGTGAATACGCTCATAATATTACTGGTATTGACATCCATCCCGGGGCCACCATCGGCAAGTATTTTTTCATTGATCATGGCACTGGTGTGGTTATTGGGGAAACCGCCATTATTGGTGAGCATGTAAAAATTTATCAGGGTGTGACCCTGGGGGCACTCTCAACCCGAGGTGGACAAAAATTAAGAGGGGTGCGACGCCATCCCTGTCTGGAAGATGAGGTGACCGTTTACTCAGGGGCCTCCATTTTGGGGGGCGAGACGGTTGTTGGAAAAGGGGTTGTCATTGGCAGTAATGTATTTATTACAAAATCAGTGCTGGAAGGGACAAAGGTTAGCATAAAAACACCAGAACTCCATTTTTCTGGACATGAAACAAAGGAACAGTCCATGGCAGCCTTTGATTGGGTAATTTAA
- a CDS encoding HD domain-containing phosphohydrolase, with protein sequence MSTKILIVDDSTTDRLIISTMLADYHTLTACDGLDAMALIEKNPDIDLVILDLNMPRMNGFEVLEAMQENPEFRKIRTIILTNYDEIDNEVKGLELGAVDYIRKPLNIQSLLIRINIHIKLKQVQKMIEQDNERLDAMVLKKTREVAATRDITIQALVGLLEVRNVESSRHTIRTQLIMKILCDHLKTKDKYKDILTEAYVKELVTTTPLHDIGKVGIPDNILLKPGRLTDDEFTIMKKHVNYGVNALQNEIYCDEDVPSFIKTAMEIVGAHHEKYDGTGYPNGLLGGAIPLPGRLMAIIDVYDALTSKRIYKPAYDFDYSIDLIISESGKHFDPDIVVGFLEIKEQVAEISRKFIQEIHEVETL encoded by the coding sequence ATGAGCACAAAGATATTGATTGTGGATGATTCAACCACGGATCGGCTGATTATCAGCACCATGTTAGCGGATTATCATACGCTGACCGCCTGTGATGGATTGGATGCCATGGCGTTGATTGAAAAAAACCCGGATATCGATCTGGTGATTCTTGATTTAAACATGCCCAGAATGAATGGTTTTGAGGTGCTAGAAGCAATGCAGGAAAATCCGGAGTTTCGAAAGATCCGCACCATTATTCTGACAAACTATGACGAGATTGACAATGAGGTCAAAGGTCTGGAATTAGGGGCGGTTGACTATATCAGAAAACCACTCAATATTCAGTCGCTGCTGATTCGGATTAATATTCATATCAAATTAAAACAGGTTCAAAAAATGATTGAGCAGGATAATGAGCGGCTGGATGCCATGGTTTTAAAGAAAACCAGAGAGGTGGCAGCGACTCGGGATATTACCATCCAGGCCCTGGTTGGGCTACTGGAAGTTCGCAATGTTGAATCATCCAGACATACGATCAGAACCCAATTGATTATGAAAATTCTTTGTGACCATTTAAAAACGAAGGATAAATACAAAGACATCCTTACCGAAGCCTATGTCAAGGAGCTGGTAACCACCACGCCTCTCCATGATATCGGCAAGGTAGGTATTCCCGATAATATTTTATTAAAACCCGGAAGGCTCACGGATGATGAGTTTACGATCATGAAAAAACATGTGAACTACGGAGTCAACGCGCTGCAAAACGAAATCTATTGCGATGAAGACGTTCCCAGCTTTATCAAAACGGCGATGGAAATTGTCGGTGCGCATCATGAAAAATATGACGGAACTGGTTATCCCAATGGGTTATTGGGGGGTGCGATTCCTCTGCCGGGACGTCTGATGGCTATTATTGATGTTTATGATGCCCTGACCAGCAAACGAATTTATAAACCGGCTTATGATTTTGACTACAGCATTGATTTGATCATAAGCGAAAGTGGCAAGCATTTTGATCCTGATATCGTGGTGGGATTTTTGGAAATTAAAGAGCAGGTAGCTGAGATTTCCCGTAAATTTATACAGGAGATCCATGAAGTGGAGACATTGTGA
- a CDS encoding response regulator, with amino-acid sequence MKRLGRLIMLLILIIGFPSFCYARDDSIDWTAEELAFMEEHPVIRLGVDPMFVPFEFFDNDGTYQGITSDYLEIISEKTGLEMQVIKGLTWTEAYEKALHGEVDMLPAISKTSAREQYFLFSEPYYYFKRVIVIRESTENISSIEDLYRQTVAVQKNSSHHSYLAEYPQINLSLYDSVEAALTAVANGTETAFMGNLATTNYLINSTGLTNLKYVAFEAEQQQGLYFSVRNDWPVLIGIIDKTLATITPEERIAINSKWVGATVEPDYGPIYQAILIISGVIILIWLVSIYWILRLRREIEKRKKIQTDLEQAKLEAEAANNIKSSFLARMSHEIRTPLNAITGMAYLVKKTQVTLTQKIYLDRITQSANTMLSIINDILDFSKIEAGKIELECVAFNLDLVIQDVINIVSYKIEEQQLGFKLSKDPKIPNCYFGDAKRIEQILLNLINNATKFTMTGEVAVDIRLVARESNFYHLAFTVSDTGIGMSDEQIKNLFEPFAQGDASINRRFGGTGLGLSIVKSLVEMMNGEIAVYSTEGEGSTFIVELSLEKDQIKEQEYEQQVSSLYFNDIKTLVLEKTGANMNIIDSYLGAFGMHCELTTSPASAVNMLELENGKFSEPFDLLILDYDTPAGGGFKFVEMIQDNRKILKKPRVIMLLPMMREDLFDKLDSQGVDIGIGKPIIPSVLYNGILEIFRTKAIVANQVFKQEDKDSLENNYGILVVEDNKTNQLIAKSLLEPAGFRVWLGNDGQEGIDLFKVHRTEIDLILMDLHMPVLNGYEAAQQIRELSVEIPIVAITADVIERVKEKCESYGIHHYISKPFNPEKFVETIRKIASAEIKGKENRIKEANSQSIEQNSRKVADAPVLDREEGLRYMGDNAVLYERVLKAYFNENQEVIANLDFAIKAESFQEAAQIVHKVKSSSGSIGAKQLFEIAKDFQKALESGAEKEIINFYSQFVAAMKLLLDTIEPVEDSGGQE; translated from the coding sequence ATGAAAAGGTTGGGTCGCTTAATCATGTTACTTATCTTGATTATCGGTTTCCCTTCTTTTTGTTATGCCCGTGATGATAGCATCGATTGGACAGCAGAAGAGCTGGCCTTTATGGAGGAGCATCCGGTGATCCGCCTGGGCGTTGATCCGATGTTTGTGCCCTTTGAATTTTTTGATAACGATGGCACCTATCAGGGTATTACCTCAGATTATCTTGAAATAATCAGCGAAAAAACAGGCTTAGAGATGCAAGTGATTAAAGGGCTGACCTGGACCGAAGCTTATGAAAAAGCCCTTCATGGTGAGGTCGATATGCTTCCGGCGATTTCTAAAACGTCGGCCAGAGAACAGTATTTTTTATTTTCAGAACCGTATTATTATTTTAAACGGGTTATTGTTATCAGAGAGTCGACCGAAAATATCAGTAGTATTGAAGATCTATACCGGCAAACGGTGGCAGTTCAAAAGAATAGCTCCCATCACAGCTATCTGGCCGAGTACCCGCAGATTAATCTAAGCCTGTACGATTCCGTCGAAGCGGCCCTAACCGCCGTTGCCAACGGCACAGAAACGGCTTTTATGGGGAATCTGGCGACCACCAACTACCTTATTAATTCAACCGGTTTGACCAATTTGAAATACGTTGCTTTTGAAGCCGAGCAACAACAGGGGTTATATTTTAGCGTGCGTAATGACTGGCCGGTGCTGATTGGCATTATTGATAAAACCCTGGCAACCATTACGCCGGAAGAGCGGATTGCCATTAACAGTAAGTGGGTTGGGGCCACGGTGGAACCAGATTACGGACCCATTTATCAGGCGATCCTGATAATCAGCGGGGTGATTATACTAATCTGGCTGGTCTCAATTTACTGGATTTTGAGACTGCGAAGAGAAATTGAAAAGCGTAAAAAAATTCAGACGGATCTGGAACAGGCCAAACTGGAAGCCGAGGCCGCCAATAATATCAAATCCAGTTTTTTGGCACGGATGTCCCATGAAATCAGAACCCCTCTTAATGCGATTACCGGTATGGCATATCTGGTAAAGAAAACGCAGGTAACCCTGACCCAGAAGATATATTTAGATCGCATTACCCAATCGGCCAATACAATGCTCAGTATCATTAATGACATTCTTGATTTTTCAAAAATTGAAGCTGGAAAAATCGAATTGGAGTGTGTTGCGTTTAATCTGGATCTGGTGATTCAGGATGTGATTAACATTGTTTCTTATAAAATTGAAGAGCAACAACTTGGCTTTAAATTGAGTAAGGATCCGAAAATACCAAACTGTTATTTTGGCGATGCTAAACGGATTGAACAGATTTTACTAAACCTGATCAACAATGCCACCAAGTTTACAATGACTGGGGAAGTCGCGGTTGATATCCGATTGGTAGCGCGAGAATCCAATTTTTACCACCTCGCCTTTACGGTTAGTGATACCGGCATTGGCATGTCTGATGAACAGATAAAAAACCTTTTCGAACCCTTTGCCCAGGGTGATGCCAGCATTAATCGTCGTTTTGGTGGTACCGGGCTGGGCCTTTCGATTGTTAAAAGTCTGGTGGAAATGATGAATGGAGAGATCGCGGTTTACAGTACAGAGGGCGAAGGTTCAACGTTTATCGTTGAATTATCATTGGAAAAAGATCAGATAAAAGAGCAGGAATATGAACAACAGGTCTCATCCTTGTATTTCAATGACATTAAAACGCTGGTACTGGAAAAGACCGGCGCAAATATGAATATAATTGACAGTTACTTAGGCGCCTTTGGGATGCATTGTGAACTGACAACTTCTCCGGCCAGTGCCGTCAATATGCTGGAGTTGGAAAATGGTAAGTTTTCAGAGCCCTTTGATCTGCTGATTCTGGATTATGATACCCCTGCCGGCGGTGGGTTCAAGTTTGTGGAAATGATTCAGGACAACAGGAAAATCTTGAAAAAGCCCAGGGTTATTATGCTGTTGCCAATGATGCGGGAAGACTTGTTTGATAAACTGGATAGCCAGGGGGTGGATATCGGTATCGGAAAGCCGATTATCCCATCAGTTTTATACAATGGTATTCTGGAAATTTTCAGAACCAAAGCCATTGTCGCCAATCAGGTATTTAAACAGGAAGATAAGGATAGCCTTGAAAATAATTATGGTATTCTGGTAGTAGAAGACAATAAAACCAATCAGCTTATTGCAAAATCATTACTGGAGCCGGCGGGATTCCGGGTCTGGTTGGGTAATGACGGGCAAGAAGGGATTGATCTGTTTAAGGTACATCGCACAGAGATTGATTTAATTCTAATGGATCTGCATATGCCAGTACTTAACGGTTATGAAGCAGCCCAGCAAATCAGGGAACTTTCGGTTGAGATTCCGATTGTGGCCATAACGGCTGATGTGATTGAGAGGGTTAAGGAAAAATGCGAATCTTATGGTATTCATCACTATATCAGTAAACCCTTTAATCCCGAAAAATTTGTGGAAACCATCCGAAAAATTGCAAGCGCTGAAATAAAGGGCAAAGAAAACAGAATTAAAGAAGCTAACAGCCAGAGCATCGAACAAAACAGCCGAAAAGTGGCGGATGCCCCGGTGCTTGACCGGGAAGAAGGACTCCGATACATGGGAGACAACGCGGTACTTTATGAGCGTGTTTTAAAAGCCTATTTCAATGAAAATCAGGAAGTGATAGCAAATCTGGATTTTGCCATCAAAGCTGAAAGCTTTCAGGAGGCAGCCCAGATCGTTCATAAGGTTAAAAGCAGTTCTGGAAGCATTGGTGCCAAACAACTGTTTGAAATCGCCAAAGACTTCCAGAAAGCACTTGAAAGCGGGGCAGAAAAAGAAATCATCAATTTCTATTCTCAGTTTGTGGCGGCTATGAAGCTACTGCTGGATACAATCGAGCCAGTTGAAGATAGTGGCGGTCAGGAATGA
- a CDS encoding flavodoxin domain-containing protein yields the protein MKTMILYASKYGFTADCVAELKKNLNGETRLVNINSDKIPALDDYDTVLIGGSIYIGQIDKKIKKYCLSHLDELKNKTLGFFISCGSAETIDTYFKDSFTDILLEKALTLDNFGGEMRPDKMKFFHKFVSNMVEKSAQKDNTSPMKPLPESILRMANTINTHS from the coding sequence ATGAAAACCATGATACTTTATGCCAGTAAATATGGCTTTACCGCGGACTGCGTCGCAGAACTAAAAAAGAACTTAAACGGAGAAACCCGACTCGTCAATATCAATTCCGATAAAATTCCCGCTCTGGACGACTACGATACAGTCTTAATCGGCGGTTCTATTTACATTGGACAGATTGACAAGAAAATAAAGAAATACTGTCTTTCACATTTAGATGAACTGAAAAACAAAACTCTGGGCTTTTTTATCTCCTGTGGTTCGGCTGAAACAATTGATACTTATTTTAAAGACTCTTTTACCGACATTCTGCTCGAAAAAGCCCTTACTCTCGATAATTTTGGTGGCGAAATGAGACCGGATAAAATGAAGTTTTTTCATAAGTTCGTGTCAAACATGGTCGAGAAGTCTGCCCAAAAGGATAACACGTCTCCGATGAAGCCGTTGCCCGAAAGCATTCTTCGGATGGCAAATACGATCAATACTCATTCCTGA